A portion of the Cyanobium sp. PCC 7001 genome contains these proteins:
- a CDS encoding DUF3611 family protein has translation MADRLDLQLISAALRRLGWVRFWIQLVLAVVVVGVLVFNNIGGRLAANSSRALGLGPGISLTTLSFLLLLWCLWQSWLVVRCGRALASPVRPSRGETARLVKRGLLADLAGLTLAAVGYQAMAGSLFVQASQQVPGFFGAQIQSQPGTGGRVIGLPITSIEMFSVLGNTQVLFAHLIGLAISLWLLQRIYRTS, from the coding sequence ATGGCCGACCGCCTCGATCTGCAGCTGATCTCGGCGGCGCTGCGGCGTCTGGGCTGGGTGCGCTTCTGGATCCAGCTGGTGCTGGCGGTGGTGGTGGTGGGCGTGCTGGTGTTCAACAACATCGGCGGGCGCCTGGCCGCCAACTCCTCCCGGGCCCTGGGGCTGGGGCCGGGCATCTCCCTCACCACCCTCTCGTTCCTGCTGCTGCTCTGGTGCCTGTGGCAGAGCTGGCTGGTGGTGCGCTGCGGCCGTGCCCTGGCCAGCCCCGTGCGCCCGAGCCGGGGGGAAACCGCCCGGCTGGTGAAGCGGGGTCTGCTGGCCGACCTGGCGGGACTCACCCTGGCGGCCGTGGGCTACCAGGCCATGGCCGGCAGCCTGTTCGTGCAGGCCTCCCAGCAGGTGCCGGGGTTCTTCGGTGCCCAGATCCAGTCCCAGCCCGGCACCGGCGGACGGGTGATCGGCCTGCCGATCACCTCGATCGAGATGTTCTCGGTGCTGGGCAACACCCAGGTGCTGTTCGCCCACCTGATCGGGCTGGCCATCAGCCTGTGGCTGCTGCAGCGGATCTACAGAACCAGCTGA
- a CDS encoding bifunctional riboflavin kinase/FAD synthetase, with protein MIPLRTPQEAQRPTAIALGSFDGLHRGHRRVIAAVTEPAVADGVPLVPTVVSFWPHPREVLHGEPRLRLDLPSEKLELLEPLGVRQLVLVPFDRQLAALDPEAFVDRVLVNQLDSRRIAVGTNFRFGVNRQGDTGTLVALAAARGIEVAVVPMLTDGEERLSSSRIRRALAAGDLLEAERLLQRPYRFRGAVVQGRGLGRQLGWPTANLQVDGRKFLPMEGVYAARAQVDAAGPWLPAVMNLGPQPTVDPLAPSAVEVHLLDRNLELHGRQLQVEPVALLRRQQRFDGVEALSAQIARDAARARCLTAGVGVGEAPGHERGDAPEQQNP; from the coding sequence TTGATTCCCCTGCGAACACCCCAGGAGGCCCAGCGCCCCACCGCCATCGCCCTCGGCAGTTTCGATGGTCTGCATCGCGGCCACCGGCGCGTGATCGCGGCGGTCACCGAGCCCGCGGTGGCGGACGGGGTGCCGCTGGTGCCCACGGTGGTGAGCTTCTGGCCCCATCCCCGCGAGGTGCTGCACGGCGAACCGCGGTTGCGGCTCGATCTGCCCAGCGAAAAACTGGAGCTGCTCGAACCGCTCGGCGTCCGCCAGCTGGTGCTGGTGCCCTTCGACAGGCAGCTGGCGGCGCTGGATCCTGAGGCCTTCGTGGACCGGGTGCTGGTGAACCAGCTCGACAGCCGCCGGATCGCGGTGGGCACCAATTTCCGCTTCGGAGTGAACCGTCAGGGCGACACCGGCACCCTGGTGGCGCTGGCGGCCGCCCGGGGGATCGAGGTGGCCGTGGTGCCGATGCTCACCGATGGGGAGGAACGGCTCAGCAGCAGCCGCATCCGGCGGGCCCTGGCGGCGGGAGATCTGCTGGAGGCCGAGCGGCTGCTGCAGCGTCCCTACCGCTTCCGCGGCGCGGTGGTGCAGGGTCGGGGTCTGGGTCGTCAGCTGGGCTGGCCCACCGCCAATCTTCAGGTGGACGGCCGCAAGTTCCTGCCGATGGAAGGGGTGTACGCCGCCCGGGCCCAGGTGGATGCGGCTGGACCCTGGTTGCCGGCGGTGATGAACCTCGGCCCCCAGCCCACCGTGGATCCCCTCGCCCCCTCCGCCGTGGAGGTGCATCTGCTGGACCGCAATCTGGAGCTCCATGGCCGCCAGCTCCAGGTGGAGCCGGTGGCGTTGCTGCGCCGTCAGCAGCGCTTCGATGGCGTGGAGGCCCTGAGCGCGCAGATCGCCAGGGATGCGGCGCGGGCGCGCTGCCTAACCGCCGGGGTAGGCGTGGGTGAGGCCCCAGGCCATGAACGTGGCGATGCCCCCGAGCAGCAGAATCCCTGA
- a CDS encoding thiamine phosphate synthase — MVLPPLSPQAAADTPALRRLLDANLDRAREGLRVLEDWARFGLERADLVSRCKDLRQRLGRLHGEAYKLARHTATDAGAGLTHPAQAERQRPQQVVAANASRVQEALRVLEEFGRGIDPVLASEAAAIRYTLYDLDADLLRAGQGAAARRRRLEACHLYLVTSPVPDLDAVVAGALAGGVRLVQYRAKPESTGPGGAPLTDRERLQQAGALRELCAQAGALFIVNDRIDLALAVDADGVHLGQGDLPPALARRLLGPDRLIGRSTHALPQLQQAIQDGCDYVGVGPVQATPTKPGRQPVGLAYVSQAAQACPIPFFAIGGLTAEGIAAVRQAGGERVAVVRAITEADDPAAASRQLLSALGRSS, encoded by the coding sequence ATGGTGCTCCCCCCCCTCTCGCCGCAAGCCGCTGCCGACACCCCGGCGCTGCGGCGGTTGCTCGATGCCAATCTCGACCGTGCCCGCGAGGGCCTGCGGGTGCTGGAGGACTGGGCCCGCTTCGGCCTGGAGCGGGCCGATCTGGTATCCCGCTGCAAGGACCTGCGCCAGCGCCTGGGTCGCCTGCATGGGGAGGCCTACAAGTTGGCGCGCCACACCGCCACCGATGCCGGGGCGGGGCTGACCCATCCGGCCCAGGCGGAACGGCAGCGGCCCCAGCAGGTGGTGGCGGCCAATGCCTCCCGGGTGCAGGAGGCGCTGCGGGTGCTGGAGGAATTCGGGCGCGGCATCGATCCGGTTCTGGCGTCCGAGGCCGCCGCCATCCGCTACACCCTCTACGACCTCGATGCCGATCTGCTGCGCGCCGGCCAGGGCGCTGCGGCCCGCCGCCGCCGGCTGGAGGCCTGCCACCTCTACCTGGTCACCAGCCCGGTGCCCGATCTGGACGCGGTGGTGGCCGGCGCCCTGGCCGGTGGGGTGCGGCTGGTGCAGTACAGGGCCAAGCCCGAGAGCACCGGCCCTGGGGGTGCTCCCCTCACCGATCGGGAGCGGCTGCAGCAGGCCGGAGCCCTGCGCGAGCTCTGCGCCCAGGCGGGCGCCCTGTTCATCGTCAACGACCGCATCGATCTGGCCCTGGCGGTGGATGCCGATGGCGTGCACCTCGGCCAGGGCGACCTGCCGCCGGCCCTGGCCCGGCGGCTGCTGGGCCCCGACCGGCTGATCGGCCGCAGCACCCACGCCCTGCCGCAGCTGCAGCAGGCCATCCAGGACGGCTGTGACTACGTGGGGGTGGGGCCGGTGCAGGCCACCCCCACCAAGCCGGGCCGCCAGCCGGTGGGACTGGCCTACGTGAGTCAGGCGGCCCAGGCCTGTCCGATTCCGTTCTTCGCCATCGGCGGGCTCACGGCGGAGGGCATCGCCGCCGTGCGCCAGGCCGGTGGAGAGAGGGTGGCGGTGGTGCGGGCGATCACCGAGGCGGACGACCCGGCGGCTGCCAGCCGGCAGCTGCTCTCGGCCCTTGGCCGCAGCAGCTGA
- the thiS gene encoding sulfur carrier protein ThiS: MSTPKEPPASAPESEILIQVNGELRPCRAGLSLDRVLEGLGYQPRLVVVEFNGTILPRQSWPTQAVVESDVLEVVTIVGGGS; the protein is encoded by the coding sequence ATGTCCACCCCTAAGGAGCCACCCGCCTCGGCCCCGGAGAGCGAGATCCTCATCCAGGTGAACGGGGAGCTCCGCCCCTGCCGGGCCGGCCTGAGTCTTGATCGGGTGCTGGAGGGATTGGGCTACCAGCCGCGCCTGGTGGTGGTGGAGTTCAACGGCACGATCCTGCCGCGCCAGAGCTGGCCCACCCAGGCGGTGGTGGAATCCGACGTGCTCGAAGTGGTCACCATCGTGGGAGGTGGTTCCTAG
- a CDS encoding DUF1517 domain-containing protein, with the protein MPLPEAPIPNATPQQPQRPRWWRRSLSLVILPALLLTLLVWAPGPALAARGGRIGGGSFRSAPSMPRSYGGGGYRGGGGGFGGGGLGFPFLIPIFGFGGGGLFGFLILMAVIGLIGNALRGAGGAPSLPGNGGGYAPRPDGPVTISQVQVGLLAAAREVQNDLRMLASRADTSSSSGLQMVLQETTLALLRHPDLWVYASAEVGQVPFASAESTFNRLSMAERSKLDAELTTNVAGRRSAADSAGDSDASSDYIAVTLLVATRQRLSIKGAGSAEQLRDSLQVLGGVSASDLLAIEVIWQPDGVGEVFSTEELLTAYPQLQHL; encoded by the coding sequence TTGCCGCTCCCCGAAGCCCCGATCCCCAACGCCACCCCTCAGCAGCCACAACGCCCCCGCTGGTGGCGCCGCAGCCTGAGTCTCGTGATTCTTCCGGCTCTGCTGCTCACCCTGCTGGTGTGGGCTCCTGGCCCCGCCTTGGCCGCCAGGGGCGGCAGGATCGGTGGGGGCAGTTTCCGTTCGGCCCCCTCGATGCCGCGCAGCTACGGCGGCGGCGGTTACCGCGGTGGGGGCGGCGGGTTCGGCGGTGGCGGGCTCGGCTTCCCCTTCCTGATCCCCATTTTCGGCTTCGGGGGTGGAGGCCTCTTCGGCTTCCTGATCCTGATGGCCGTGATCGGCCTGATCGGCAACGCCCTGCGCGGAGCCGGCGGTGCTCCATCCCTGCCCGGCAACGGCGGCGGCTATGCGCCCCGGCCCGATGGTCCGGTGACCATCAGCCAGGTGCAGGTGGGGCTGCTTGCCGCCGCCCGTGAGGTGCAGAACGACCTGCGCATGCTGGCCTCCCGGGCCGACACCAGCAGCAGCAGCGGTCTGCAGATGGTGCTGCAGGAAACCACCCTGGCCCTGCTGCGTCACCCCGATCTCTGGGTCTACGCCAGCGCCGAGGTGGGCCAGGTGCCCTTCGCCAGCGCCGAATCCACCTTCAACCGCCTGAGCATGGCCGAGCGCAGCAAGCTCGACGCCGAGCTCACCACCAACGTGGCCGGCCGGCGCTCCGCCGCTGACTCCGCCGGTGACAGCGACGCCAGCAGCGACTACATCGCCGTGACCCTGCTGGTGGCCACCCGCCAGCGCCTCTCGATCAAGGGGGCCGGTTCGGCGGAACAGCTGCGCGATTCCCTGCAGGTGCTGGGCGGTGTGTCCGCGTCCGATCTGCTGGCCATCGAGGTGATCTGGCAGCCGGATGGCGTCGGCGAGGTGTTCAGCACCGAGGAGCTGCTCACGGCCTACCCCCAGCTCCAGCACCTCTGA
- the larB gene encoding nickel pincer cofactor biosynthesis protein LarB gives MLNSPSPAPSPSPGQGPEHRLDLERRQRLGMVEAVWGETKSAGQIAAIALRLHEAGELLLATRVSEEKALAVLEQVPELGLRHHPRARCLTSGRLPPEPPSGGGVAVLGGGTSDLGVASEACLALRCHGIRTNLLLDVGVAGLHRLLGQLEPLRQVEVLIACAGMEGALPTVLAGLLPQPVIGVPVSVGYGVSAGGMAALHGMLASCAPGLTVVNVDNGYGAAMAALRILRGAGAGGRP, from the coding sequence GTGCTGAACTCTCCCTCGCCGGCACCGTCGCCATCCCCCGGCCAGGGGCCGGAGCACCGGCTCGATCTGGAGCGCCGCCAGCGCCTGGGCATGGTGGAGGCAGTGTGGGGCGAGACCAAGAGCGCCGGGCAGATCGCGGCGATCGCGCTGCGGCTGCACGAGGCCGGCGAGCTGCTCCTGGCCACGCGGGTGTCCGAGGAGAAGGCCCTGGCCGTGCTGGAGCAGGTGCCCGAGCTTGGCCTGCGGCACCATCCCCGTGCGCGCTGCCTCACCAGCGGGCGGTTGCCGCCGGAGCCCCCCAGCGGCGGCGGTGTGGCGGTGCTGGGCGGCGGCACCAGCGATCTGGGGGTGGCCAGCGAGGCCTGCCTGGCCCTGCGCTGCCATGGCATTCGCACCAACCTGCTGCTGGATGTGGGGGTGGCTGGCCTGCATCGGCTGCTGGGCCAGCTGGAGCCGCTGAGGCAGGTGGAGGTGCTGATCGCCTGCGCCGGCATGGAGGGGGCCCTGCCCACCGTTCTGGCCGGACTGCTGCCCCAGCCGGTGATCGGCGTGCCGGTGTCGGTGGGCTACGGCGTGAGCGCCGGCGGCATGGCGGCCCTGCACGGCATGCTCGCCAGCTGCGCCCCGGGGCTCACGGTGGTGAATGTGGACAACGGCTACGGCGCCGCCATGGCGGCCCTGCGCATCCTCAGAGGTGCTGGAGCTGGGGGTAGGCCGTGA
- a CDS encoding methyltransferase domain-containing protein: MSAHPHQSDTVQSDLHPSDSYVLGCDREELERLGRQHAIWRDDCRRVWRQAGFGSGQRLLDLGCGPGFASLDLADLVGRHGLVLGIDSAAPYLQHLRERARHLDLPQLQALQRDLGAPAPAGSMGLDHPAPGAWDGAWCRWLAMFLPQLDPLLDLVQQALRPGGALVLHEYVRWDTFSLHPQGAMLQRFVACCIRHWRDHGGDPDVASRLPALLERRGFRLAHGRSLMACSAGTAPKALWLQDFLASYPSQLMAAGVWSPSEQEALRSELEQAQRHASLWVTPALVEMVWIRC; the protein is encoded by the coding sequence ATGTCCGCCCACCCCCACCAGAGCGACACCGTCCAGAGCGACCTCCACCCGAGTGACAGCTACGTGCTCGGCTGTGATCGCGAGGAGCTCGAGCGCCTGGGCCGCCAGCACGCCATCTGGCGCGACGACTGCCGGCGGGTCTGGCGCCAGGCGGGCTTCGGCTCGGGCCAGCGGCTGCTCGACCTGGGCTGCGGGCCAGGCTTCGCCAGCCTCGATCTGGCGGACCTGGTGGGCCGCCACGGTCTGGTGCTGGGGATCGACAGCGCCGCTCCCTACCTCCAGCACCTGCGCGAGCGTGCCAGGCACCTGGACCTGCCCCAGCTGCAGGCCCTGCAGCGCGATCTCGGCGCTCCGGCACCGGCAGGCTCCATGGGCCTGGACCACCCGGCCCCCGGCGCCTGGGATGGGGCCTGGTGCCGCTGGCTGGCCATGTTCCTGCCGCAGCTGGACCCCCTGCTGGATCTGGTGCAGCAGGCCCTGCGGCCTGGCGGTGCGCTGGTGCTGCACGAATACGTCCGCTGGGACACCTTCTCCCTCCACCCCCAGGGGGCGATGCTGCAGCGGTTCGTGGCCTGCTGCATCCGCCACTGGCGGGACCACGGCGGCGACCCGGACGTGGCCAGCCGCCTGCCCGCCCTGCTGGAGCGGCGGGGCTTCCGGCTGGCCCATGGCAGAAGCCTGATGGCCTGCTCGGCCGGCACGGCGCCCAAGGCGCTGTGGCTGCAGGATTTCCTGGCCTCCTACCCGTCCCAGCTGATGGCCGCCGGTGTCTGGAGCCCCAGCGAGCAGGAGGCCCTGCGCAGCGAGCTGGAGCAGGCGCAGCGCCACGCCAGCCTCTGGGTCACGCCCGCCCTGGTGGAGATGGTGTGGATCCGGTGCTGA
- a CDS encoding TIGR03792 family protein, whose product MAEPRAEQPPKQPPMDAQSEVVEVLRLQVPARSRQAWLEAEQASWEPWLARQEGFLGRQLFWDPQREEGLLLIRWASRGQWKAISPEAVGAVQERFEQHARQLTGSRTNPFPLLDEAELQPL is encoded by the coding sequence ATGGCCGAACCCCGAGCCGAGCAGCCACCCAAGCAACCACCGATGGACGCGCAGAGCGAGGTGGTGGAGGTGCTCCGGCTGCAGGTGCCTGCCCGATCCCGGCAGGCCTGGCTGGAAGCCGAGCAGGCCAGCTGGGAGCCCTGGCTGGCCAGGCAAGAGGGTTTTCTGGGCCGCCAGCTGTTCTGGGATCCCCAGCGGGAGGAAGGGCTGCTGCTGATCCGCTGGGCCAGCCGGGGCCAATGGAAAGCGATCTCCCCTGAGGCCGTGGGCGCCGTTCAGGAACGGTTCGAGCAGCACGCCCGCCAGCTCACCGGCAGCCGCACCAACCCCTTTCCGCTCCTCGACGAGGCGGAGCTGCAGCCGCTCTGA